ATCTCGAAACGGCTTATAAATTTCATTGTAGGCTTCTTTATTTAGTAATCCATTCTTGCGTTAACCAACACACAGGGCACTGAGTTGCCACTATTACTGAGTCTGACCTGGTTTGTGCCATCCATAGATAATAAGTGTGCACCATATCTCGGAATGGCTAATAGACTTCATTGAAGGCTTCTTTATTTAGTAACCCATTCTTGCGTTAACCAACACACAGGGCACTGAGTTGCCACTATTACTGAGTTTGACCTGGTTTGTGCCGTCCATGGTGGGTTGTCAGACTGTATGCACTCACTACTCACTACCCAGCTTGCGGTTAGACTTCCCATCTTTCATCATGTCTGCACAGTGTGAATCACCCGTACAGGTTGGCGACAGGTGGGTGGATTCTCtctaatcctaaccctaactttTATCATCtcgttgtgttgttttttgtgtgtgtctcTGCTACACTCCCGTGAAAACTTTCTTGGAGTTGACTTTTGAGGCTTGCAGCCAATTTCgtgaaacactaggattaacCTTCTCTGgggttaggacaagtaactaactaattaaaaataattgtaaacatttCCCTGATTGTTGTTCAAAAGTTCCCTGATTACAACATGCAAATGTATGCTACTCTGTATTGGTTGTAGGAAAACATTGACAAAGAGCTTTTCAGAAAAGTAAATTAGAAACTTGCGTCCCTCGCCTCAAAAGTCAATTGTTAGAAATTTCATCTGTTAACTTGTTTTCACCATGCTTTTATCAACCACTCCCTCCTTTTTTAACCACACCCCCATTTCCAGCATCCCTACTTCATCTCTTTCCTCCTACAAAATACATGTGTCACTCTGAATTCCGAAAAACGAAAACTATTCATATGAAAAGAATCCGCAAATCAATCATCATGTGTACAAAGTTATGAGATGGCAGATTGTAATAATTGGAATGACATCTTAAGTTTTCACAATCCGTCAAACTCAGCCTATTTGGGATTGGAGTTGATGTACAAGTGACACATGACAGGTGGACGGCGTCTGTGGCTCCAACCACACAGTCTCTATTCGGCACTTTTTACAAATCTTAGAGATGGTCTGGGGTCATGATttcagcagggcccaatttcatagcgctgctaagtacaaaaatttgcttagcatgacatttctcccttgataaaaacaggaatgccaaccaaatttccatgtgatttccAGGACacgcaaacaacagctgaataccagtaagaaagcaacatgcaacgactggaaatttggttggtaatccagttttcatcaaggaagaaatttgatgcttagcaaatttttgtgcttagcagctctatgaaattgggcccaggcctgtAGCTGCAAGGGAATTATGAGCTCTCTCACCCAGTTACTGCACTTGTGTGCACCCTCAATAGATTGTGTGTTGTAACAACTGGCTCACCATTCCCTGTCCAGCCATGACAACAATCCCCCTTTTACTTATAATACTTTAGACTAGAAAATATAATAGCtgctgcaaactgcttaccaaccaaaaggacctatggtataaacgcaaaaaaatagttaatggcctgatgtttcgaccctagcagagtctttctcaaaggctgaaTGACCACAACACACATGAACATTAGTTAGCCATTTGAGAAAAACTCtgctgctagggtcgaaacatcaggccaatGCCTTAAGCTGTTAAATAGGAACCAACTAAACTAACGTACTACTTTAGGGTGTAACATCAACTGTATAGTTCCAAAGTTAGGAAATCTATAACCCAAAGATGACTGCAGTGCAGTGGTACACAATttgattttattgttttgttactgGTTGCTTCTGAATCagtaaacaaaaagaagaaacgaATAATGATTTTTCTCTCCAAAAAGCACCGCTTCCTAAACTAACCCACATTGCTCATCACTTTCTTCATGCTGCAGTTTTAACGTGAACTACACGTTACTAAACAATCTTCAAGACTTCTTGGGAATAACATTACTCTGGATGCCTGGGAACCGCTCTATGACTGATACAGGTAGCTAGCacggctcaatttcataaagcctgtgagcaagaaaaacctgctaagcacaataaaatcttgcttagcaaaaccaggttaccagccatcattccataaagttaacactgttgcgactggtgccccactcattttgtgctgcgcaaagaaatttgttgagcATTTCTTTCTgttgaacagctttatgaaattgggctctgtacACATAGAGAATGGCATGTGCTATAACGAACGGCTTATGGCTGTGGCTAAATGGCTGCATTGCTGATAGCCATAGCCAGAGCTAAGGATGCTGGTTAGCAGCTATGGCATAGTTAGACTAACATTTTCCTTGCACAAATAGCTGATTCTAACAACACCCACACATGTGACCAATTTCTTAACCACTTCACGCCGGTATGTAGAGAAAATTCCAGTGACTGCATTATTAATTTTAGGAACACTTTGGAGTTTTTTCAGTAattgttttcctttgaaaatatgATTGCCACAATAAAACCCTGACTATGCAAAGGAAAGACAACAACGGTTCTTGTGATTAGCCTCGGGATTTGATGTTGTCATCTTAGAAAATATAAGTGGGCACTCCCTGTGATTGGCAGAACTTAAGTTGGCCGTGAGCCACAGTAAACAAAATATGCCGTATGCTGAAAAGTTGCTCCGGGCATCAAAAAACAAGATTCTTTGCGTGACGTGAATCTGTAATGTAAGAAGTGTCCTCCTTGTTGTATTTCTGATACCCAATTCATTTTCTtacatttataatatttttttctgatcTCAATTGAATCTCAGATGAGACGTCGTCTCGGTTCATTGAGGAATCGATAGTTTGTCAACAACCTAAGATTGACCTAGGGGTGTGTATCAAAGGATCAACAACCGACGTCTCAGTCACATTTCAAGCTGTTCGCTCAGGAGTTCACGAGGTAGGCGTCTTTgtcctgtttttgttgtttcacAAATTTTCATTGAAACTCTAGGGCATTTTCTTTGAAATTAGTTCTCAGTCTAATGATAGGTAGATAGAaagatagataaaatggtttattaaaaaactgtcctcgcagcacaaaggctgaattacaatAATTTCACATAAATTTAAATTGgtgttaaattaaaattaaatagaaggcaaattggtaataaaaaaatataaaaatatgtgGTAAATATTCAAATGATTACTTGATGGCCGTCTTTTTGACAATGCTTTTACCCTGACCTTATTGATCCTTTGACGCACGTCACACGCTGCGACTGTGCcccgctcaccatgttggtgggcaataggtttacgtgtaatcGCCTCGTTGTCTAGACCacacacagtgacattgcccaccagtatggcgcagtCAAGATTactctgatgatgacgtcaggtgaactGGGTCAATACAAAGTTTTGTTGATTGTgggttttgttgattttatgttttattgattGTGTGTAGTTTATTTGTAGTAAAACTATTTACACTTTACTCagtctgctctaccagccaggctcccaGTGGATTATACATACAGACTTTGAAGGgggtaaccatgtttcagccccaggagtaggtggctcctagtggatgatacccatgcctacatcctaacagactgtgaagggggtaaccctgtttcagccccaggagtatgtggctcctagtggatgatacccatgcctacatcctaacagactgtgaagagggtaaccATGTTTCACCCCCAGAAGTAGGTGGAAATGTGCCCTTGGTGACAgttaagggagcgtctcaaaagtcggccacgttcctagcgcaaaagaacgttcctgcgggcatatgcccgcaggatcgcaacatcatgacaaagtatacgcggagcgttccaaaagaccggtcctgtggaacggacaaaagcggcggggatactcttgcgatccaaaaagaacgttcctaccgttccgacttttgagacgctccctaagtGTAGTCCACGCCTTGAAGTGACCGTCCCTGGCCATGTGATGCTAGACCATatctcatgaaaaaaaaactgctttctttttcttctttagaTTGGTAAATTCATGAAGCTGAAACTGCAGTATGCGACTCCTCCCAATCACCAACCTCAAccatcaacagcgccctcatcgCCATCAATCATACCTCCAGTCACCACGGCAACCACATCATCGGACACGTCGCAGACGAACACGTTCCCTCGTAGGGACCGCCGACGTTTCAAACGTCCAACGCTGCCGCGGCAGCATTCCTTCTCGTCGCTTTATCAACGGTTCCAGATATCGGGGAACCGTTCTCGGTCCAATTCCTTCACGAGTGACGATGACACTCACTCGCTGCCGGGAGATCTTGCAGATAGGGGTGAATCGGCATCGTGTAACTCACTCAATGGGTGAGTAGATGAAttatagtgttagccagagaggtgtctgggtgtcttttggtcACCctgtcttttaaaatttggaTACCCTGTTTTATCTGCCACTAATATTTGTTACGAATtgacaataataaaaacaatagctGTGTTAGCAGTGGTTAGTCTGATAGACAAGGATGGTAGTAGTAGTAGTgcttaacaaaattattaatataataataataatttggggggctaatcatccttactcgcagctaagagctgaattgcgaaggacgcgacTATAACGTGTTccagaagcaggcatgcaagggcgcctttagCTGCCAGCCTCATCAACCCATTATAATGACTAAGGAGCTCAGCCAAGaccgaaagtgtttgattttttcccgagggaggaaaaccggatggtctggaaaaccctcgtggcacagcagagaaccaacgcacaactcaactcgcaTATTGTGGCTCTGGCCGGGAattgaaccggggtcaccttggtgatgGGCTTGTgttttacgcacaagccaaccatgccccaatataaataaattaattagcCTTTAAGTGCTACTTCCACTTTCCTCGATGTGAAAAAAAGCCATTGCATTCCATAATCTGATTTTTGCTTGTTACTGTGGCAGGTCAAGCAGCGTTACCAACAGTCCAGTCAAGACTCAACAAGTGACCACAACCATCCAGCCACCTAAACCATCGGTCAGCATCGACAAGATTGCCAAGAGGAGATGTAAAGTCTACATCTTATGAACGCTTACtcgatgtcaaaggtcacagttACTCATAGGTCACGATGGTTGCATTTAATTGTGATAAGTTTTAAGAGAgcgttaaaaggcactggacactattggtaattactcaaaataatgtcggcataaaactcacttggtaacgagcaatggagagctgttgaaagtataaaacattgttggaaacgaCTCTGTCTGAAGTAAGAACTCtgaagtagggactgaaaaccctatCCACTTAGTGCCCCCAGTGGGATACGAACCAGGTCCCAAAGGTGGAAGGCAACCTGACTGCCCTTTTTGAGCAAGCTCGTCTAAGAGAAAATTAATCTTGTTCTTGTCTTATGATCTACTTCAATACTCGACATAATTGAAAGATTTTGTATTTCTCGGTTTCAATTAGAAATAACCAGAGAGGTATTGTTATTCAAAAATTACCAGACTGCCGGACTTGTTTATTCAAAAGTTGACTGGCCAGGGCCCAATcttataaagctgtttagcagaaaatacttctgGACAatcttctttgctaagcaaaaattaaaaggggcaccagtcacaacaatgcaaacttgatgtaattttggctggttacctgtttctgttaagcactggttttctttgcttagcaagtgtttgtgctttacaggctttatgaaatagaccgatccattaggctttgcccacggcgcacgtgtgagcaagaacatagGCGTCTCAAatatgccattctgcacaactctgctgcgaGCGCCAAGTATACGGCACGTATGTCGGACCTTAATTTGTCGGGCTTTTggttgcgcaatgggttgtgatcgGTCAATACATAATGGGGTGGAGCTTAATGGGTTGGTCTTTAGAACCCCAATCACTGCTGAAATCACTGTACTCAAGCCTGCAGTATAGTGTAAATTTCCAGCTCTGACCAACAGGGTAAAGTCTGTTTTGAGTATGAATGGCACCAACGAAGGGACTTTCTTGGTTTTATGAAAGTATTCAGTCTTTTATGTGATATGTGTATTTATATGAGAAGCTAtttaacctttttatttttggaCTAGAAATGTGCAATGAGTTATATGCAATGTTTTGAGCTGTCTGAAGATGTACTTGCAATTGCATCGGGTTCATATTTATACTGAAATGacttgttttcattattttaactTTCAGTTTATGTTTAGGGAGTCATTCAAATGCAAAAATGTTACCAATTGGTCAACGCTAGGAAATAGAAGGCGGAGAAAATGTCAAAAAGTgatttatttcatattcttgGATGTGTGATATTCGTAATTGATAATTATAGatcttgttattattttgattttgttttatgccCCGATgggactgggcccaatttcatagagctgctaaagcacaaaaactgGCTAAGCATACTCTAATTGTGCTTatcagaatatggttaccagccaatatgCCATTTCTCGTGTACAATCTATGACTGGTATTCTGGTAacttctgctcagcagaaattttgcaagcaatattttgtgcttcgGTAGCTCTCTGTAATTGGGCCTTGATGGCCTTTGTTGCCACTGGTCTTAGCCATGGTATCCTTCCAAATGTTGGCCAATAACTTTACGATTGTCCAATGGAAGTATTTTTTGGCAAAAAGCAAGTTTTCTTACCCTTTCAAAGATGGCTTTCCAGATACCAGATTGTCCCTCTTTTGCAAAAACTTGAATTTAAAGTGGCATAATTTATTAGAAGATTtagtctgtaaaaaaaaatatacttgcCACGCgttaaagggaaaaaaaaagagttgctGTTTAATTTTTAGAGTTTAAAATGCTGTTGGAATGCCTGAAGCTTTCAAGTGGGtatataacttaaaggcagtggacactattggtatttactcaaaataattattagcataagacctTTCTTGGGAACGAGTAAtaaggagctgttgatagtataaaacattgtgagaaactgctccctctgaagtgacgtattaaaatgtaaaaacaaaccaGTGAATTTGTGGGCTtttgagtcgggagaaaatagtgggggaaaaacatgcacaattttcagcatttttaaaacaagttcTGCACTTCGGTTTATCAACTCAAATCAgaggttgtttttatttgttcaaccgttcatttcaccaaactcttcctaacttaggatttatcttaggacttagtacgagttaagttccatatCCAAAGACGTtatgacgcattgaacccatcataAGTTAGGTCGAGGTGCTCTTCCTAACTCTatataagattaatcctagcgttttgttaaatcggctgcaggtttTCAGTTAAACTTTTCTTGAGAGTGAGGGAAATAAATTTCACTCAAAAATGATCTTAGTATGAAACTCATGATAAGTCTAATCctgtatatttttatttttaaaaagtacctcTTAACTTTTCAATGTTTTTGGTATAAAATTAACCACAAAGCCACTGAACAAAATCATAACTTGCCCAAAACTCtgccatttatttatttatatttgtttaggcagaaaagttgattttttttctgtccgTTCTAGttaaattgtttaaatatttgatACAATCTTGCCGGGTCTAAATAAATGcatttttgcattttgtaatagaggtaaaatataataattgtaaattAGTAACTTAGGCTGCAAAAGATAATGTCAATGCACGCAATGTTCTACTACTTTTCACAGTGATACAAACTGGTGTGCACTTGTATATATTCAAAAAGTAATATATTTCAGAATTACACCATTATCTTTTTAATAAAGTCATTTGGCAACAAATGTTGTTTTATCTGACATTGCTTCCGTTTAATTGTTAGTTTCTACAGCGTCGAGTGATATCTTAATTAGCCTCTAGTTCATCCACACTAGcgtctcaatgcactttacattagtgccctggggtggatttcacaaaggtagtcctaacttaggactagtcctaggcaatgctaagagataggactggtcctaagttaggaccagtaactcatcctaacttaggactggtcctatctcttagcattgcctaggactagtcctaagttaggactacctttgtgaaatccacccctggtcattgcgccaataacatccctttaaagccattatacactttcggaacagaacaaaaaataaaagttcacagatttacaaattaattacagggtttacagaaggtaaaggtaaaagacttctcttgaaatattattccatgaaatgctttactttttgagaaaacatagaatcagttatcaattctcgacaacgagaattacggatttatagtaaacacatgtcatgacacggcgaaacgtgcggaaacaagggtgggttttgctgttattttctcccgactccgatgaccgattgagcctaaattttcacaggtttgttattttatatataagttgtgatacacgaagtgtgggactttggacaatactgtttaccgaaagtgtccaataagcctttttgaggtatggcggacacaatgctacaacactgtaaagttgtggtaaatttgtgcgtattgaccatagaaatagaacattattttattcagtgaagtgcgcattttaggcgacactgcgtttacacgtaaacctaatgaccaccaacatggtgagcgtggcatcagtcgcggcgtgtgacgcgTGCGTATCACGTCCGCATACCTCAATAAGGCTTATGGCTTTAATctgtctcagctccctggggagtatagaGCCCTGAGCTGCCATATGGCActagtggctttttcatacacaatattaaacctctaccctcgcaagCACCTATTCATACCCTGGGTGAAAACAAGCAATAATAGTAAAGCCTCTTGCtcatcaaggacacaagtgccttgaccgggattcggacccacaccctgatgacttaaccccagtttgcaacagctcagTTGCAGAAAAGTTGCAGGCCTGTGTGTCAAGtcaatacagaaaaacaaacgacaaaactaatttatttttacacaaatgtatgtaagcattttatttacaaatcttaTTTTGGGGCCAGCTATTTATTTCTGTTACAATAATTCCGAATAAAAATAACCAAAATGTTCTGAaattaattttaacaaaaaggaaGGAATAGCAGTGGTCGTACCAACCAAAATATTAATATCTTCTAAAAGTTGTCGTTGATGTCACAATAGATCAGGCAATCTGGGAAGGTTAAATTATCATTAATTTTTTAAGGGAAAGTTTTGGTTCTTCCTGCCTCACTCTCatccaatttcatagggctgttTTTAAAGCCTAACTGCTTAACAACCCCTTTAAGTAGACAACAGTGCCTACAAATTTTCTACTCGGCAAACATGAGCatggaaccagtcacaaattatacaaaaataataataataataattgatttttatacagcgctttacacatgtttcAAAGCGCTCCAACATCATTAACCCTGATCACTAGGCCATATTCTTCATTAATTAatccatctcagctccctggggagtatacagcctgcgcAACAAATATGCCCCAACAATATACGGAGCGCGCTTGAACTTGCTCCATTTTGGAAATGCCGCAGCGAAGCATCGCTGCAAAGTGCCCCAAGTGTCCTATATTCATCAATATAGGACTCGTAACACAAATTTCTGGGTGTCGCGTTTCATGGGAGTAACTAAATGGCAAAATAAAGCACCTAGCGTGAGGTGttttccaccaatcaaatgataaTGATCTATGTAAGCAGATTATATAAGAGAATATTACTAAGCAAGAACTGGCTCATGTGGTGAACTATGTCTTCTGCTGACGTAAATCTTTCCGTTTGATATTGTTATCAGATACATGAAGTCATCAAAgacaactgaaacaaaaaagagagaaaatatTGTCAAATTGGTTATAATCATCATCAAGTCTGcttaatatatgttaaatttgcatcaaggataacgaatattaattttggtggTACCCTTAGGACGATGTGTtttagcaatgtatactcagtactttcctcgagttctgtgaaaacaaaatcacaggcaaattattcgggcgggattcgaacccacgacctttgcgattctagagcagtgtcttaccaactaaaccaccgagattgcccggtagctacaaGCAGTTTGAGTCCTatattgttggtttgaatcccccgAATGAGTTGCCTGAggattttcttcacagaactaaggaaagcactgagtatacagcaaAGATTATAGAGTGCTGAAGGCGCAAGATGAagtgtgaaatcccactggacgccatttcggcaagtaactcttttgatacaacaatagatcagtgcagatcagtgcagacaattgatcattcctatcaatgggaaacaaaacattcacttgctgaaatggtgcccatgcgtatttcacgttccaacaatagataaagcttcagttccgcatcttgcgcctatGCGCTCTGTAATCTttggtatacagtgcttaatcaagggtaaaaacaaattaatgtttgtttcttttttaggTTCAGAAGGTTTCTTGTCCGCCTTTTGAAGGAAACACCAGCAATaattttgagaagagacttttACCTGATAACCTTTTGAATGTTTCTGGTTTATCTGCGTTGATCTTGACGCGGCTTGCAAGACGTACCATGTTCATCAGAATACCTGCTGTCCTTTCATCGTTCTCTAGCGCACCAGATGACTGCAAACAAATCACAAAGAGGTGTCGTCAAAAAACAAATCGAtgaaatattttgcaaaaaagtTGCCCTACTCAAGGACACTCTTTAATGTGAAGCTACAAGAACGTCAACTTACCGCCATCACGGCACCATCTGAATTGATAATGAGGTAACCATCTTGTCCTGGTACCCTGTCTAGATTGTGAGGTCCTGGTCCGctctgtgagaaaaaaaaatacatggaacAACAAATAACATTTCTATTTGGTAACCGGAGAAAACATAATCAATTTctaaaaatctctgaaataaaaATAAGGCCATGTGTGTGAATGAACGGCTTCGGATGTAGACTACATACTGCGCAAAACTTTTCTTGCCAACCAAAGTCGCTTGATTTTGCCAGAGAATACACTACACACTTGAACAATAATGGGCCACTTGACTTATCATGATTTATAGTTCAATAATCAAGGAGTAGCTTTTTACCCACACCCTGCTCCTTCCTACCTACTCCTATCCTagaatagttgcgataacgtaaccctcctgccgatggcGGGCCGCCGTCGGCAGgggggttatgttatcgcaactaatccTAGAACTACGTGGTTTCGCTACGGGAGACGGTAGCGGACGAAACCAAAATAGTTCTACCTCCTACCTAGAACTACGTATGACTAGAATGAACCTCATTGTTATATTGGTAAGACTCAAGAGTACCCACACGTACACCCCCACTTTGATTATAATTATAGTTTTTAATTAATAGTTTTGGCAATAGAAATAGAACCCTTTAATAAACAATTCTCTAGAAtctaataataaaatataacaaCACCCTATTCTAAAGAAAAATATGAGAAttgtttgaatttaattgaatttaattatATGATAAACACTTAATACTTATTATCTACTTTATTTTtaatacgaaaaaaaaaaaagaaaaaaaaaacc
The sequence above is a segment of the Asterias amurensis chromosome 12, ASM3211899v1 genome. Coding sequences within it:
- the LOC139945204 gene encoding ragulator complex protein LAMTOR4-like; amino-acid sequence: MSGPGPHNLDRVPGQDGYLIINSDGAVMASSGALENDERTAGILMNMVRLASRVKINADKPETFKRLSVVFDDFMYLITISNGKIYVSRRHSSPHEPVLA